The Petrocella atlantisensis genome has a window encoding:
- a CDS encoding isochorismatase family cysteine hydrolase, which translates to MDKIKSAIEAIKVQLMDIETIKLDDFDPDKTILAVIDMNKGFAKAGALYSPRVGRMIPEIVKLSDEALSKGMKVYAYTDHHPEDAKEFSAYPSHCVGNTEESELVDPLAALETKGLITIFKNSTNGILAYNPAAMDLGISSYLIVGCVTDICVYQYAVTLRAYLNEHQLDGEVYVCESLVQTFDIEGFHHGDLMHDLFLKSMMDNGIKIVKEIKISS; encoded by the coding sequence ATGGATAAAATAAAATCAGCAATAGAAGCTATAAAAGTACAGCTGATGGATATAGAAACGATAAAGTTAGATGATTTTGATCCTGATAAAACCATTTTGGCGGTAATCGATATGAATAAGGGCTTTGCAAAAGCAGGCGCCCTATACAGTCCTAGAGTCGGTCGAATGATACCGGAGATTGTGAAGCTTAGTGATGAAGCTTTATCCAAAGGTATGAAGGTATATGCCTATACGGATCATCATCCGGAGGATGCTAAGGAGTTTTCGGCATATCCCTCTCATTGTGTTGGTAACACTGAGGAAAGTGAATTGGTGGATCCCCTTGCAGCTTTAGAAACTAAAGGACTCATTACAATATTTAAGAACAGCACCAACGGAATTCTAGCGTATAATCCTGCTGCTATGGATCTGGGTATATCCAGTTATCTGATTGTAGGATGTGTTACGGACATCTGCGTTTATCAATATGCGGTTACACTTAGAGCGTATTTGAATGAGCATCAATTAGATGGAGAGGTTTATGTATGTGAATCTCTGGTTCAGACTTTTGATATAGAGGGGTTCCATCATGGAGATCTTATGCATGATTTGTTTCTAAAAAGTATGATGGACAATGGCATTAAAATCGTTAAAGAAATAAAAATAAGTAGCTAG
- a CDS encoding GNAT family N-acetyltransferase gives MMPIIFEPITKTDIKDALVLYNHYIKTSTSTFSIAPLGENEMEQILFSGFDRFPSYKILFEGKFVGYVLMNRYKPREAYDQTAEVTVYIDEAYHGRGIGYASLKYIETFAKNHSFRALLGVICAENTGSIKLFERLGYFKCAHFKEVGKKFDRLLDVVIYEKLL, from the coding sequence ATGATGCCAATTATATTCGAACCTATAACAAAAACAGATATTAAGGACGCCTTAGTACTTTATAATCACTACATTAAAACTTCCACATCCACGTTCTCGATTGCACCTTTAGGAGAAAATGAGATGGAACAGATACTTTTTTCAGGCTTTGATCGTTTTCCATCATATAAAATTCTTTTTGAGGGAAAATTTGTAGGTTATGTCCTCATGAACAGATATAAGCCAAGAGAGGCTTATGATCAGACAGCTGAGGTAACGGTTTATATAGATGAAGCTTATCATGGTCGAGGGATAGGGTATGCATCACTAAAATATATTGAGACTTTTGCAAAAAACCATAGTTTTAGAGCTTTGCTTGGAGTTATATGTGCTGAAAACACAGGTAGTATAAAGCTTTTTGAAAGACTAGGTTATTTTAAATGTGCGCATTTTAAAGAAGTCGGTAAAAAATTTGACCGACTTTTAGATGTGGTAATCTATGAAAAATTGTTGTAA
- a CDS encoding DUF4250 domain-containing protein produces the protein MLPQDPYILLSMINMKLRNQHKSLDDYCLSENHHKNQITETLAKVNYAYDPHINQFK, from the coding sequence ATGTTACCTCAAGATCCATATATATTACTCAGTATGATTAATATGAAGCTACGCAACCAACACAAGTCCTTAGATGATTATTGTTTAAGTGAGAATCATCATAAAAATCAAATAACCGAGACGCTTGCCAAGGTCAACTATGCTTATGACCCACATATAAATCAATTCAAATAA
- a CDS encoding CoA-binding protein, with amino-acid sequence MSQHEWLEYKNWAVIGASEKNRSYGRKITQRLLDEGYNVIPVSRNYDTILGEKSYQKLTEYDGPIDVVDFVISPSIGIRILDDVIEKGIKKILLQPGSASAALIQKAKNHDIEVLESCVLVLLSEK; translated from the coding sequence ATGAGTCAACATGAATGGTTAGAATACAAGAATTGGGCAGTTATAGGTGCCAGTGAAAAAAATAGAAGTTATGGAAGGAAGATCACACAGCGATTACTGGATGAGGGTTATAATGTTATACCGGTATCAAGAAATTATGATACGATACTGGGTGAAAAATCTTATCAAAAATTAACAGAATATGATGGACCGATTGATGTGGTGGATTTTGTTATAAGTCCCTCCATAGGTATTAGAATTCTAGATGATGTTATAGAAAAAGGCATAAAGAAGATTCTTTTGCAACCTGGATCAGCAAGTGCTGCCTTGATACAAAAAGCCAAAAATCATGATATTGAAGTATTAGAATCATGTGTATTGGTCCTTTTATCAGAGAAATAA
- a CDS encoding peptidylprolyl isomerase translates to MRAKHTLIMGILVGAMILTLAACQKEKTASDEQVDTNSENVGETENAELMNFEQMKEPEKGDILATMTTNHGVIEILLFPEVAPKAVENFKTHAENGYYDGLIFHRVMDDFMIQGGDPTGTGTGGESIWGEPFEDEFGLLFPYRGALCMANSGPNTNGSQFFIVQLSNPTEEVALSMEQGGFPEEMIEAYKEVGGTPWLYGKHTVFGQVQSGMEVVDAIVKVEAVDTKPVEDVIIEKIDIKIIE, encoded by the coding sequence ATGAGAGCAAAGCATACACTAATAATGGGCATCTTAGTTGGGGCCATGATATTAACCTTAGCAGCCTGTCAAAAAGAAAAAACAGCAAGTGATGAACAGGTGGATACAAACAGTGAAAATGTCGGGGAAACTGAGAATGCTGAACTTATGAATTTTGAACAAATGAAAGAACCTGAAAAAGGTGATATACTTGCAACAATGACAACGAATCATGGTGTGATTGAGATACTACTTTTTCCTGAAGTTGCCCCCAAAGCAGTAGAAAATTTTAAGACCCATGCAGAAAACGGATATTATGATGGGTTGATTTTTCATAGGGTTATGGATGACTTTATGATTCAAGGTGGAGATCCTACAGGTACGGGTACAGGAGGCGAAAGCATATGGGGTGAACCTTTTGAAGATGAGTTCGGACTATTGTTTCCTTATAGAGGGGCATTATGTATGGCAAATTCAGGCCCTAATACCAATGGCAGTCAGTTTTTCATCGTACAACTTTCCAACCCCACAGAAGAAGTAGCACTTAGTATGGAGCAAGGTGGTTTCCCGGAAGAAATGATTGAGGCTTATAAAGAAGTTGGTGGAACACCGTGGCTATATGGTAAGCATACCGTATTCGGTCAGGTACAATCAGGCATGGAAGTCGTTGATGCCATTGTCAAAGTTGAAGCTGTTGACACGAAGCCAGTAGAAGATGTCATTATTGAAAAAATCGACATAAAAATAATTGAATAA
- a CDS encoding Ig-like domain-containing alpha-2-macroglobulin family protein, with protein MDKKVIISFTMIVIMITGIFGYQYFTGNKSSYVYAESFRDGVSLSPTSFDDRGIDVATDFLIGFEEGREMTLDEVKDQLVIQPEVAFELEEVDEQLVLNFTKPLEENQVYKFMIGKTSWVFQTKSLFSVIGNLPRHQSTGVPTDSGIELYFNGKVKDLSQYFSIDPMVNGYFESYGNTMVFVPKKLEPETLYTITVKAGLPLEGSDETLTTDYKFSFETASSDSGLFKEPKGYFNYRRLLNDFSSKESLFIPFNFSIYDKNAEMKITSEVYAYDSIDSFSEAIKAYGNYPVWSNFNQVPEESGTSSLEKVLEFEQNLASPDGYEDNLRLPTMLEPGFYVVQSSWEDMQFQTFVQITDLSYYYFADHTHGYFWMHDLETKKPATGAKVSVMDTSTTAIANQEGLAVFEDNFTEDMVFYHMSYNNMESLNYQYKGYRFDQQDYWTHFQTDRGLYQPDDQVEFFGFLQNRETGDYPSKVRVEVNKQNWFFRSYWPGMEEQIPLVTREVQLENGFYKSTLELPNLEPGGYQVNIIMDDQTLATHHITVDKYVKPDYKMDMIKDKEAMFVDESLNVNVNTSFFEGTPVSGIDVQYNVYGIGHAQGQVTTDLEGNAQFVYTPIYDAEYQGDHYGGINIFAILPESGEIHDSQNIRIFANDIHVGIESTLNETDATIKASVNSITLERLNNGTAEDSNDFLGQAVQGHVIKGIVKKNEWVKKEVGESYDFIHKVAVKKYEYDLVTTDYQAVEFITNSKGVAEVKLTLPKEDFVHYSLVIQTQDTKGRKIEQTHYFNDHDIFEYVADNRAYIEADQESYDLDQTMKLLLKDNAGNLAGHQYLTMFGTNGVKEISITDQPNLDTTFKKAFMPNVEVTGISFTGETYVTTESLNVEVDKATFKVDLEVTTDQTSYKPGEEATIEVKATYKDKNGVIRNLPDGIANLSIVDEALFALSEQEIDALESLYGMVSSGIHIKQGSHNNSQYPNGPIFGGLRGYGMMEESMDMAKTEVAAEHPTSMALDSDTGNLSVRSEFKDTALFLNLKLNDQGYGKISFKLPDNVTAWRITTSALSETLYAGSEKKELKVTLPFFINPVINQTYLVGDQPYINVAGYGNALKEDEAIEYEIVSEDMDYTFAGEGKAFEKISLPLWKLEAGDYRIRITAKTKSGLTDSYVESIRVVKTYQKMAVTDTYPATKNLKLETGLEGMTTLTFADRSAGQYISTLYNLYYSEGKRVDQAYLASVVQERLSSIFNIEVPEVDVQLSDYMLDEGGIALLPYSEVDLATTVKMVNYLENDQQIAEIKAYLYNGLFKKNTGSKGLMIYGLARLGEPMLLELNDYVISGNLSFEDHIIAALAYGSLGDDFMAEKQYREFIKPHVERFDNQARLIYASDEESQIRHTSMVLPLLAMLNDEDAQAMFDYVTSRHSKTYLNHLDLIQFIDLRLETANKNEATLTYRYDGVNYDVDFNNWWGTSVTLPSSRMDAFEIVDVTSDVVVVASYDSYDLINREKDAQVSVTRSYEDYKTGEKKWNFKTGDIVKVIIDWKIDENAIDQSYTITDYAPSGLVPMKNPWDYGLEDHNYWYRDVEDQSVKFGIYKDTENYRPMFYYARVISSGSFTADATMIQGMLIKDSFNLGDSTTVTIEP; from the coding sequence ATGGATAAAAAAGTCATCATTAGTTTCACAATGATCGTTATTATGATTACAGGTATATTTGGTTATCAATATTTTACAGGGAACAAATCAAGTTATGTTTATGCAGAAAGTTTTCGAGATGGTGTGTCATTATCCCCCACATCCTTCGATGATAGAGGGATTGATGTAGCAACTGATTTTCTGATTGGATTCGAAGAGGGAAGGGAAATGACCTTAGATGAAGTTAAAGATCAGTTGGTCATACAACCGGAAGTGGCGTTTGAACTTGAAGAAGTGGACGAACAACTGGTGCTTAATTTTACGAAGCCTTTAGAGGAGAATCAAGTATATAAGTTTATGATAGGGAAGACTTCATGGGTGTTTCAGACAAAGAGTCTCTTTTCGGTTATTGGTAATTTGCCAAGACATCAATCAACTGGTGTACCAACAGATAGTGGTATTGAATTGTATTTTAATGGGAAAGTAAAAGACCTGTCACAGTATTTTTCAATAGACCCAATGGTAAACGGATACTTTGAATCCTATGGTAATACCATGGTATTTGTACCTAAGAAACTTGAACCGGAAACCTTATACACAATTACGGTCAAAGCAGGTTTACCTCTTGAAGGTTCTGACGAAACACTGACGACGGATTATAAGTTTTCTTTTGAGACAGCTTCAAGTGATAGTGGACTTTTCAAAGAACCAAAAGGCTATTTTAATTACAGAAGATTGTTAAACGACTTCTCGTCGAAAGAATCGTTATTCATACCATTTAATTTTTCAATTTATGATAAAAATGCAGAAATGAAAATCACCTCAGAAGTTTATGCTTATGATTCAATCGATAGCTTTTCAGAGGCAATAAAAGCCTATGGCAACTATCCGGTATGGTCCAATTTTAATCAAGTACCTGAGGAAAGCGGAACATCAAGTCTTGAAAAAGTATTGGAATTTGAACAGAATCTGGCGTCGCCGGATGGTTATGAAGATAATCTTAGACTACCAACGATGCTAGAGCCTGGATTTTACGTGGTTCAATCATCATGGGAAGATATGCAGTTCCAGACATTCGTGCAGATTACGGATTTAAGCTACTATTATTTTGCAGATCATACTCACGGTTATTTTTGGATGCATGATCTAGAAACAAAAAAACCGGCCACAGGCGCGAAAGTATCTGTCATGGATACATCAACAACAGCCATAGCCAATCAAGAAGGTCTGGCAGTATTTGAAGACAATTTCACAGAAGACATGGTTTTTTATCATATGTCTTATAACAATATGGAAAGCTTGAATTATCAGTATAAAGGGTATAGATTTGATCAACAGGATTACTGGACCCATTTTCAAACAGATCGTGGTCTCTATCAACCGGATGATCAAGTAGAATTTTTTGGTTTTCTTCAAAACAGGGAAACAGGAGATTATCCCAGTAAAGTTCGAGTCGAAGTAAACAAACAAAATTGGTTTTTCAGAAGTTATTGGCCGGGAATGGAGGAACAGATTCCACTGGTTACAAGAGAAGTACAACTTGAAAATGGCTTTTATAAGAGTACATTAGAACTACCGAATCTCGAACCAGGTGGTTATCAGGTGAACATCATAATGGATGATCAAACATTGGCGACCCATCATATAACAGTTGACAAGTACGTCAAGCCGGATTATAAGATGGATATGATTAAAGATAAGGAAGCTATGTTTGTTGATGAATCCTTAAATGTTAATGTAAACACCAGTTTTTTTGAAGGTACGCCGGTTTCTGGCATTGATGTCCAATACAATGTTTATGGTATTGGTCATGCCCAAGGACAGGTTACAACGGATCTAGAAGGCAATGCTCAATTTGTGTATACACCTATCTATGATGCAGAATATCAAGGTGATCATTATGGAGGGATTAATATATTTGCAATCCTTCCGGAAAGCGGAGAAATCCATGATTCACAGAATATCAGAATTTTTGCCAATGATATTCACGTAGGTATTGAATCAACTTTGAATGAAACTGATGCTACCATTAAAGCCAGTGTAAATAGTATTACTTTAGAACGCTTAAATAATGGTACGGCAGAGGATTCAAATGATTTCCTAGGACAAGCCGTACAAGGACATGTCATAAAAGGTATTGTCAAGAAAAACGAGTGGGTGAAGAAGGAAGTCGGAGAAAGCTATGATTTCATCCACAAGGTAGCGGTAAAAAAATATGAGTACGATTTAGTAACAACTGACTATCAAGCCGTTGAATTTATAACCAACAGTAAAGGTGTTGCAGAAGTGAAATTGACACTACCTAAAGAAGATTTTGTGCACTATAGTCTCGTTATACAAACACAAGATACAAAAGGACGCAAAATAGAGCAAACCCATTATTTTAATGACCATGATATATTTGAATATGTAGCTGACAATAGGGCATATATCGAGGCGGATCAAGAAAGCTATGATTTGGACCAAACCATGAAATTATTGCTCAAAGATAATGCCGGTAATTTGGCAGGTCATCAGTATTTGACCATGTTTGGTACGAATGGTGTAAAAGAAATTAGTATTACAGATCAACCTAATCTTGATACAACCTTCAAAAAAGCGTTTATGCCGAATGTGGAAGTCACAGGTATTAGTTTTACCGGTGAGACCTATGTAACAACGGAAAGCTTGAATGTGGAAGTGGATAAAGCGACTTTTAAGGTTGATTTGGAAGTTACAACAGATCAAACAAGTTATAAGCCAGGTGAAGAAGCAACCATAGAGGTTAAAGCAACTTACAAAGACAAAAATGGTGTTATTCGTAACCTACCAGATGGTATAGCTAACTTAAGTATTGTGGATGAAGCGTTATTTGCACTAAGTGAGCAGGAAATCGATGCACTAGAAAGTTTATACGGCATGGTTTCAAGTGGTATTCATATAAAACAAGGCTCACACAATAACAGTCAATATCCAAACGGTCCTATCTTTGGTGGATTAAGAGGCTACGGTATGATGGAAGAAAGCATGGATATGGCCAAAACTGAAGTTGCAGCAGAACATCCTACTTCTATGGCTCTGGATTCAGATACAGGCAATCTAAGTGTGCGTTCTGAATTCAAAGATACAGCTTTATTCTTGAATTTGAAGCTTAATGATCAAGGTTATGGAAAAATCAGTTTTAAGCTACCGGACAACGTAACAGCATGGCGTATTACAACATCTGCCCTATCAGAAACTTTGTATGCAGGTTCAGAGAAAAAAGAACTAAAAGTAACCTTGCCATTCTTCATTAATCCGGTCATCAATCAGACGTATCTTGTTGGGGACCAACCCTATATAAATGTTGCCGGTTATGGTAATGCCCTAAAAGAAGATGAGGCAATAGAGTATGAAATAGTAAGTGAAGACATGGATTACACTTTTGCGGGTGAAGGAAAGGCCTTTGAAAAGATCAGTCTTCCATTATGGAAACTGGAAGCAGGTGATTATAGGATACGCATAACAGCAAAGACAAAATCCGGTTTAACAGACAGTTATGTAGAAAGCATTCGTGTCGTGAAGACTTATCAGAAGATGGCTGTTACCGATACCTATCCTGCAACAAAGAATTTGAAATTAGAAACAGGTCTAGAAGGTATGACAACTCTAACCTTTGCAGATCGTTCAGCTGGTCAATACATATCAACTTTATACAATCTTTACTATTCAGAAGGTAAAAGAGTAGACCAGGCCTACTTAGCATCAGTGGTACAAGAAAGACTGAGTTCAATATTTAATATTGAAGTGCCAGAGGTAGACGTTCAGTTATCGGATTATATGTTAGACGAAGGTGGTATAGCATTATTACCTTACAGTGAAGTAGACCTTGCTACAACAGTCAAAATGGTCAATTATCTTGAAAATGACCAGCAGATTGCAGAAATAAAAGCATATCTATATAATGGACTGTTTAAGAAAAACACGGGCTCAAAGGGACTTATGATCTATGGATTAGCGAGGCTGGGTGAGCCAATGCTGCTTGAGTTAAATGATTATGTAATATCCGGCAATCTGAGTTTTGAAGATCATATCATTGCAGCTTTGGCTTATGGTAGTCTTGGTGATGATTTTATGGCTGAAAAACAATACAGAGAGTTTATTAAACCGCATGTGGAGCGTTTTGACAATCAGGCGAGACTCATCTATGCAAGTGATGAGGAAAGTCAGATTCGACATACATCTATGGTGCTTCCACTACTCGCCATGTTAAATGATGAAGATGCTCAGGCGATGTTTGACTATGTGACTTCAAGACATTCAAAAACGTATTTGAACCATTTGGACCTTATTCAGTTTATAGATCTTCGTTTAGAAACAGCCAATAAAAATGAAGCAACATTAACATATCGTTATGATGGTGTGAACTATGATGTAGATTTTAATAATTGGTGGGGTACTTCTGTAACATTGCCATCTAGTAGAATGGATGCCTTTGAAATCGTAGATGTGACATCAGACGTAGTTGTAGTAGCAAGTTATGACAGCTATGATCTTATTAATCGAGAGAAGGATGCTCAGGTATCGGTTACGAGAAGTTATGAAGATTATAAAACCGGAGAGAAAAAATGGAACTTTAAGACCGGTGATATCGTCAAAGTAATTATAGATTGGAAAATTGATGAAAATGCCATCGATCAAAGCTATACGATCACAGATTATGCACCATCCGGTCTGGTCCCAATGAAGAATCCTTGGGACTACGGATTGGAAGATCATAACTACTGGTATAGAGATGTTGAAGATCAAAGTGTGAAGTTTGGTATATATAAAGATACAGAAAATTATAGGCCAATGTTCTATTATGCTAGGGTGATTTCATCAGGCTCTTTTACAGCAGATGCCACTATGATTCAAGGTATGTTGATAAAAGATAGTTTCAATCTTGGTGACAGTACAACTGTTACCATTGAGCCATAA